From the Halogeometricum rufum genome, the window CCGTCTACGGCGTCGAGGACGGACGACTGGTCGAACCGATGTACGTCTCGCGCCGCCCGGACGGGTCGATACCGTCCTACGACCTCCGCGACGTGGCGGAGACGGTGGTCGTTCGCGTGGCCGAGTCGGAGTTCGGCGGGTAGTCGGCGGGTCGTCGTCGCGGCCGGGCGGACAGTCAGACGCGCCTATATCTTTTTTTCCCAGAGCGCAGAAGGGACCCGTATGCAGGTCCCCCACGGCGCGACGAGACGCGAGACGACGCTCGACGGTCTCCGCATCTCCTCGCTGGTCGCCGGAGAACCGTCGGACCCGTCGGTCGTCCTCGTCCACGGCGGGGGACTCGACAGCGCCGAACTGTCGTGGTGCGAGCTGATACCGGCGCTGAGCGACGATTACCGCGTCTACGCCGTCGACCTCCCGGGGTACGGCGACAGCGACCCGCCCGAACGCGTCCCGACGACGGACTACTACGTGCGCGTCCTCGAACGGTTCCTCGACGCCGAGGGCGTCGAATCCCCCGCGCTCGTCGGCGCCTCCCTCGGCGGCGCCATCTCGCTCGGCTACGCCCTCGAACACCCCGACGACGTGTCGGCGCTGGTCGCCATCGACAGTTACGGGCTCGGCGGGTCGGTGCCCGGCGGTCCGCTCGGCGCGCTGTTCGTCCGCCTGCCCCGCCTCTCGGAGTGGTCGTGGCGCGCCACCGCGCGGAGTCGGACGCTCGCGTACTTCGCCGTCCGCGCCATCGTCGCCTACGGGAACGTCCGGCGACGCGTCGTGGACGAGGTGTACGAGGCGGCCGCCGAGAACGACGGGAGCGCGTGGCGCGCGTTTCAGCGGGCCGAAGTCGGCTTCACCGGCCCCCGGACGAACTACGTGGACCGACTCCCGGACCTCGCGGTGCCGACGCTGTTCGTCCACGGCGAGGACGACAGGTTCGTCCCCTCGGCGTGGTCGGTGCGCGCGGGGTCGCTGGTGCCCGACGCCGAGGTGCGAATCCTCCCGGAGTGCGGTCACTGGCCGCCCAGAGAACAGCCGCAGCGCGTGAACTCGCTCGTCCGCCTGTTCCTTCAGTCGAACATGCCGGTGGACATGTAGCGCTCGCCGCTGTCCCAGAACACCGTGACGACGAGGGGGCAGTCGTCGGCCGACTCGGAGCGGCCGGGGCCGCCGTCCGCGCGGGCGTCGCCGTCCTCGGGCACGTCCTCGACGACGTAGCGTTCGGGCGGTTCGGGGCAGTTCGCCTCCGGCGTGGCGAGTCGTTCGGCGACGCGCTTGGCCGCGAGGTTCGACGCACCCGAGGACTGGCCGACGAGGATGCCCTCCTCGCGGGCGAGGCGGCGACACTCGGCCTCGGCGTCTTCGAGCGGGACCGTCTCCACGTGGTCTATCAGGTCCGTGTCGAGGTTCGGGCTGACGAACCCCGGTCCCATCCCCTGGTAGTCGTCGCTGCCGGCCTCGCCCGTCGACAGGACGGGGTTCTCGGCGGGTTCGACGGCGACGACCTCCATCTCGGGGAACTCCTCGCGGAGGCGACGGCCGTTGCCCGAGAGCGTCCCGCCGGTGCCGACGCCGGCGACGAGGGCGTCTATCTCTCGGTCGCCCACCTGTTCGAGAATCTCCTCGGCCGTCGTGCGGTAGTGCGCACGGGGGTTCGCCTCGTTCTCGAACTGACGGAGTTGGGTCATCCCCTCGGCCTCCAGTTCGTCCGCTCGGTCCTTCGCGGCGGAGATGTCGCCCTCGACGAGTTCGATGTCCGCGCCGTAGGCGCGCATTATCTCGCGTCGCTCCTTCGAGGCCGACGCCGACATGACGATGGTCAGGTCGTACCCCTTCGCGGCGGACACCATCGCCAGTCCGATGCCGGTGTTGCCGCTGGTCGGTTCGACCAGTCGGTCGCCGGGCGCTATCTCGCCGGCGCGTTCGGCCGCCTCGATCATGGCGAGTGCCGGGCGGTCCTTCGCCGACCCGCCGGGGTTCTTCGACTCCACCTTGGCCGCTATCGTCGCGCCCTCGGGCGACGACACCTCGACCAGCGGGGAGCCGATGGTTTCGAGAATGTTGGCGTCCATCGTCGTCCGGTAGTAGGTTCGGCCCGAAAACGGTGGCGGACGGGGGCAAGAGACGCCGATACCCGCCGCGGCCGGTACGAATCCGCGTCGCACCGCGCGACGGACGGCGAACCTCTCCGCCACCGCGCGCTTTACGTCGCCGCGGCCGCTACCCGGTCGCATGGCCGACGCCGAATCCGGAACGCTCGACACGATGCAGCCGAACCCCGCGTGGGACGCCGCCTCCTACGAGGACGCAGTGGACGCCCTCGCCGAGGACGGACTCGTCTTCAAGGTGTGGGGCGGCGACTGGTGCAAAGACTGCCGCACTCAACTGCCGGACTTCGCCGCCGCCCTGCGGGCCGCGGAGGTACCCGAGGAGAACGTCGAACACTACCCCGTCGAGAAGGCCGACGACGGCAGCAAGGTCGGCCCCCTCGTCGAGGAGTACGACGTCGAACGCATCCCCACCGTCGTCGTCGAACGCGAGGGGAAGGAAGTCGCCCGCTTCGTCGAGGAGGAACGCGTCTCCGTCGCCGTCTACCTCGCCCGACGGCTCTCCGAGTAGCGCGTCTCCAGCCCCGTCCCCGCTCCGGACCTATCTACCCCTCCCCTCCACAGATGCCCGCAGACGACTTCGAAGGCACGCACACGCTCCTGAGCGACGACTACGCCGGCGCGCTCGCGCGAACGGTCGACTCGCTGGTCCCGTACGCCGACCGAGGACTCGTCAGACTCGACGAACCGTGGCTGGAGGAAGAACCGGACGGCGAGGACTGCCGCGAGGCGTGGGAGGCGGTCCGCGACCGGTTCGAGCGCGCGCCGGACGACGACGCGAGTTCCCGAGAAGCGTGGCGCGTCGAACTCGTGGACGACGGAACGGGTTTGGATGCACTTTCACGTCTGGTCGAACTGGCGGGCGGCATCGCGGGCCGACACTTCGTCTTCGAGGTGGAACTCGCGCGCGAGGGGCGGACCGCGCTGAGCGCGATGCCGCACCACTCCGACCTCCGAGCCGACGCCGACGCGCTCCCCGAGGCGGCGTTCGCGGCCGCCGAAGACGCCCTCTCGGGCCTCGACGCCTGCCTCGTCGCCGACGACCCGGTCGCCGAGTGGGTCGCCCGCGACCGACGGTGGAGCGTCGGTCCGGCCGTCTGCGAGGAGACGCTGGACGAACGGCGGGCGAGTTGCTACGGCATCGCCAATCTCCGCGGCGTCGCCGTCGCCGCCGACGGGACGACGCTCCGACTGTCGTGGGGACTGGACGGCCCCGTCTCCGACGACCCCATCGGGAAGGCGCTGACGTGGACGATGGAGAAACTGTACCGCCCGCCAGCGGCGCTTCCCTGTGGAGACGCCGAACGGGCGGAGCGAGTGGCGACGTTCCTCGCCGAGACGCTCCGGCGGTTCGACGGCCGAGAGATACGCGGCGAGGCGTGAGCGACGGCCGGACGAGCGGGTCAGTCGAAGTCCGCGTCCACGTCGTCCAAGTCCACGTCCGAGTCGAGGTCCACGTCCGGGCCGCCCTCGAACCACGAGAGCGCTTCCTCGACGGAGTGGGCGGGCGGCGAACAGGCGCGGCCCTCGCAGGCGTAGACGGTCGGTTCGCCGTCGCGCATCTCCCGGCCCCGCCAGACCGGCGGCACCTCGTCCAGACTCAGCGCGTCCAGCCACGGCGACAGGTCGTCGTCCGTCGGCGGCCGAACCGAGAGGACGGCGTCGGGCACGTAGCGTTCGGCCAGCGACCGGCGGAACGACTCGGGCAGGCCGTCGGCCGCGACGACGACTTCGGACCCGCCGCGGGCGCGCTTCTCGGCAGCCAGCGCCAGCGAGACGTGTTCGAGCGGCCGGCCGCGGATGCGGTCGGCGTGCGTGTCGAGCACCGTCCCCGCGACGGCGGCGAAGTCGGCGTCCGGGGCGAAGGCGTCGAGGTCCGACAGCAGGGAGACGGCGACGCCGACGCTGGACGGCGTCGACTGGTCCTGTAGCTCCTGCGGCCGGGTGACGAGCGCTTCGCCGTCGGCGGGGGTGAAGTAGAGCGTCCCCGCCGCCTCGTCGTAGAACGACGCGACGATTTCGCGGGCGAGGTCGACGGCGAACGCGAGGTGGGCCACGTCGCCCGTGGTCTGGTACAGGTCGAACGCGCCGCGGGCGAGGAAGGCGTAGTCCTCGAGGTAGCCCGCACCTTTCACGTCGCCGTCCTTGAACCGGCGGGAGAGCCTCCGCTCGTCGGCGTCCCAGAGGCGGTCGCGGACGAACTCGAGCGCGTCGGCCGCGAGTTCGGCGTACTCGTCGCCGAGGACGAGGCCGCCGCGCGCGAGGCTCGAAATCATCAGGCCGTTCCAGCCGGCCAGCACCTTCTCGTCGCGGGGCGGCCGCGTCCGCGACTCGCGGGCCTCGAACAGCGTCTCGCGGGCGGCGTCGAGGTGGTCGACGACGTCCTCGGTCGTCAGCCCGTGCGCCTCGGCCACCTCGTCGACCGGCGTCGAGACGGTGAGGACGGTGGTGCCGTTCTCGAAGTTCCCGCCGGACGTGACGCCGTAGTAGTCGCAGAACACGTCGGCGCGCGTCTCGTCGGCCAGCGCATCCCGCACCTGCTCGGGGGTCCAGACGTAGAACGTCCCCTCCTCGCCGCCGCTCTGCGCGTCGAGCGTGCTGTAGAACCCGCCGTCGGGGTGGCGGAGTTCCCGCGCGACGAAGTCGAACGTCTCGCGGGCGACTTCGGCGTAGTCCGCGCGGCCCGTGAGGCGGTGCGCGGCGAGGTAGGCGCGGGGAATCTCGGCGTTGTCGTACAGCATCTTCTCGAAGTGCGGGACGGTCCACTGTCGGTCGGTCGCGTAGCGGTGGAAGCCGCCGCCGACGTGGTCGTACAGGCCGCCGTTCGCCATCGCGTCCAGCGTCTCCATCGCCACGGCGAGCGGTTCGTCCTCGCCGGAGTGGACGGACGACCGGAGGAGGGCCTCGACGCGGCCGGGTTGGGGGAACTTCGGGCCGCCGGAGCCGAAACCGCCGTACTCGCGGTCCGCGCCGCGGATGGCGGCCTTGGCCACCTCGCCGAGAATCTCGGTGCCGGGCGACTCGCCCGGGTCGTCCGGCGTCTCCTCCAGTTGGTCGCGAATCGCGCTCGTCCACTGCTCGGCGCGGTTCTCTATCTCCTCGCGGTCGTTCTCCCACGCGTCGGCGAACGACCGGCAGAGGTCGAGGAAGCCGGGGACGTTGCCCCTGTCCCGCCGTTCCTCCTTCGGGAAGTACGTGCCGACGTAGAACGGCTTGCCCTGCGGCGTGAGCCAGACGGAGAGGGGCCACCCGCCGCCGCCGGAGACGAGTTGGCAGATGGTCTGGTAGATTCGGTCCAGGTCGGGTCGCTCCTCTCTGTCCACCTTGACCGGGACGTACGACTCGTTCAGCACCTGCGCCACCGCCTCGTCCTCGAAGCTCTCGTCGGCCATGACGTGACACCAGTGACACGCCGAGTAGCCGACCGAGAGGAAGATGGGGCGGTCCTCCTCGCGGGCGGCCTGCAGGGCCGTCTCGTCCCACGGTTGCCAGTTCACCGGGTTGTCGGCGTGTTGCTGGAGGTACGGGCTCTGCTCGTCGGCCAACCGATTGCGCCCCAACGCGTCGCTCATACCCGAAGGACGGTGCCGCGGCGACTAAAGGACCGTGGAGACGGCGACTCGGTGCGCCGCCGGCGGGTCGGCCGCGTCAGGGCGTCAGGGCGAGGAGGGTCGACCGGCCGTCGGCGAGGTAGGCGGTGTCGGCGACGCCGACGGCGTCGAAGACGGTGTCGCGGCCGAACGAGGCGGTGGCCTCGCCCGCGGAGTCGACGGCGTAGACGGTCTTGAACGGGTCGTCGGCGTCCTCGGCGGTGATGGCGGTGGCGACCAGCGAGTCGTTCGTCGCCGCCTCCGGCCACGCGTTGTTCGACGGCGGGGCGAACGTCCAGCGTTCGCCGCCCGCGGCGTCGTACGCCGTCGCGGCGTCCTGCCGGACGCCGGACCGGGTGTAGAGCGTGTCGCCGTCGGGGTCGAAGAGCAACCACTGCCCGTAGTCGTCGTCGCGCCAGACGACGGTGCCGTCGGCGTCGACTGCGACGACGGCGTCGCCGCCGGCGTACAGTCGGTCGCCGGCGAGGCGGAGTTCGTGGACCGGCGCGTCGTACCGCCAGTCCACGTCGCCGTTCGCCGCGACGCCGGACAGGGTCGCCCCCTCGTCCTCGCCGGTGAGGACGAACGCTCGGTCGCCGGCGACTTCGACCCGCGTCGCCGGGCCGTCGCCGACGGTGAAGCGCCTCGCACCGTCGCGGCCGAGGGCGACCAGTCCGCCGTCGGTGGCGACGACGACGCCCCACTCGCCGACGGCGACGTCGTCGACGGCGGCGAACGTCCGTTCCCACGCGACCGTTCCGTCGGTGGGGTCGACCCCGTAGACGACCGTCGTGAGCGGTTCCTCGGGCGTCTGATGGCTCATCGGCGTCTCGTCGGCCGGCGGGAAGAACTCCAGACCGGTGGCGACGAGGAGGCCCGCGGAGACGCCCGCGACGCCGAGTTCCCGGTCGCGTTCCAGCGACCACCGTTCGTCGCCGGACGCCCGGTCGAACGCGTGGAGGGCGGTCCACTCCCGTTCGTCGGCCCGGCCGGCCACCGCGTAGACGGTGTCGCTGTCGAGCGTCACGCCCCACCCGCCGCGGGCGATTCGCTGGTAGGAGGCGTGGGACCCGCCGACCGCCTCGCCGTCCATCGGCGTTCGCCACCGGACCGACCGGTCGCCGGGGTCGACGGCCGCGACGGCCGAGTCGCCGCCGTCCCGACTCAGCGTCACGTACAGGGGCCCGCCGGCGTCCGCGGCGTCGGCGGCGTCCAGACCCAAGACGTGCCAGTCGTCGAACGACAGCGTCCAGTCGGGCGACCACGTCGGTAGGTCGCCGGGCGTCGTCGTCGGGGCGTCGTCGGCCCCGTTCGGGGCCGATTCGGTCGCGTTGGCGGTGTCGGCCGAGGCGGTGCCGTCGCCGCGGCGTGGACTGCCGACGCACCCGGTCGTCGTCGCCCCCGCTATCGCGCCCGCGCCCAGTCGGAGGAAGCGTCTGCGAGAGACCATACACCCCGTCTCGGAGGGACCAGAAAGGGCCTTCCGGTGAGTGAAAGGGGCGTTTGAGAGTTCCTCGCGCGGGCCGGGACGCGGAGTCGCGAGCCCCCGCCGGCCCAAGAATATGCACGAACGTGGTCAGAACCGGTCGTGAAAAGAACAACCTTTACACTCTCGTGCGAGGTGGCTTCGCGTATGACGGAGACGGCGCTTCTCGTCGGCGGCGGCGGCCGCGAACACGCCATCGCGCGTGCGTTGACTGCCAGCCCCGACTGCGAACTGTACGCGTGTGCGAGCAACCGCAACCCCGGCATCGCGTCGCTCGCGGCCGGGTTCGAGCAGGTGTCGGAGACGGCGGCCGACGACATCGTCGCCTACGCGACCGAGGTGGGCGCGGACGTGGCCGTCGTCGGCCCCGAGTCGGCCCTCGAAGCGGGCGTCGCGGACGCCCTCGACGACGCCGGCGTCTACACGTTCGGCCCGCGGGCCGACGACGCCCGCATCGAGACGGACAAGGCGTTCCAACGGGAGTTCATGGCCGAAGAGTCGATTCCGGGCTGCCCCGACTTCGCCGTGTTCGAGGACACCGAGGCCGCCTGCGAGTACGTCGACGACTACGACGGCGACCTGGCGGTCAAGCCCGCCGGTCTGACCGGCGGCAAGGGCGTGAAGGTCACCGGCGACCAGGTGACGAAAGAGGAAGCCAAAGCGTACCTGCGCGACTCCGACTACGACGAAGTCGTCCTCGAAGAGCGACTCGTCGGCGAGGAGTTCACCGTGCAGGCGTTCGTGGCGAACGGCGACGTGCGCCCGACGCCCGCCGTACAGGACCACAAGCGCGCCTACGAGGGCGACGAGGGGCCGAACACCGGCGGCATGGGCAGTTACAGCGACGCCGCCGCGGAACTGCCGTTCATGTCGTTCGACGACTACGCGGCGGCCGTCGAGATTCTGGAAGCCACCGTGGCGGCGTTGGACGACTACAAGGGCGTCCTCTACGGCCAGTTCATGCTCACGGCCGAGGGCGTGAAGGTGGTGGAGTTCAACGCCCGGTTCGGCGACCCCGAGGCGATGAACACGCTGCCCGTCCTCGAGACGCCGTTCCTCGACGTGGTGACGGCCGGCCGCGACGGCGACGAACTGCCGGAACTCGAGTTCGCGGGCAAGGCGACGGTGTGCAAGTACGCCGTCCCCGACGGCTACCCGGCGGACCCCGATTCGGGGGCGCGCATCGAGGTGGACGAGGAGAACGTCGGCGACGCCCTCCTGTTCTACGCCAGCGTCGACGCCCGCGAGGACGGCCTCTACACGACCACCTCGCGGTCGTTCGCCGTCGTCGGCGTCGAAGACACCATCGAGGCGGCCGAACGGTCGGCGGAGGCGGGACTCGCCGCGGCGGGCGAGGGCCTGCGCGTCCGGCACGACATCGGTAAGCCCGAACTCGTGCAACGCCGCATCGACCACGTGGCCGAGTTGCGCGACGAGTAACCGCCTTCTCGGGGGCTGACAATCGGGCGTCGGATTGTTGCTCCGGCGCGACGAACGACGAGTCGGTGGTCGCGATGGACGACACGCGCGGCGTCGACGACGGCGGACGCAACGACGACAACGGACGTAGCGACGGCGACGGCGGACGCAACGACGACAACGGACGTAGCGACGGCGACGGCGGACGCAACGACGACAACGGACGTAGCGACGGCGACGACGGACGCGGGCGGGACGGACAGGTCGCCCGACTCCGCGGCCGCGGCGTCGGTTCGCCGTGGGCGTTCCCCGTCGTCTATCTCGGTTGGACGTACGCCTGGTGGGCGCTCGTCGTCGCTTCCGGGGAGTCGGTGTGGTCGTTCCCGAACGTGGCGTTCTTCCTCGTCGGGGGTCTCAGCCCCGTCATCGCCGGACTGGGTCTCACGTGGCTCGCCAGCGGACGGACCGGACTCCGTGACCTGTGGCGTCGGCTGACCGACGTGCGTCGCGTCCGTCCGCGCTGGTGGGCGGCGGCGCTGCTGGTCTACCCCGCGCTCAACCTCGTCGTCGCCGGCGTGGGCCTGGTCACCGGCGTCACGGACGCACCGCTCGAAGTCGCCGGCCTCGACCGCCTCCTCGACCCGATAGGGCTGTTCGGCCTCCTCGCGTTCTCGCTGCTGCTCCCGTTGCCCGAGGAAGTCGGCCTGCGGGGGTACTGGCTCGACCGGCTTCAGGCGCGGTGGACGGCGCTCGTCGCCAGCCTCGTCCTCGGGGTGACGTGGGCGGCGTGGCACGTGCCCCTGTTGTTCATGGAGGGGTACTACAGCACGACGACGTTCCAGCCCGAACCGGTCCCGTTCCTCGGGAGCATCGTGTTCGGCGCGGTGCTCTACACGTGGCTGTACAACAACACCGGCCGGAGCCTGCTGGTCGTCGTCGCCTTTCACTTCTCGGGTAACCTCGCCGGTGAACTCGTCGGGCTGACGCCCGCCCTGTACGGCTACGGGTTCGCCGCGACGGCCGTCGCAGCGCTCTTCGTCACCGTCTGGTGGGGCGGGGGCACGCTTCGGCGCGGGGAGGAACCGGTCTCCGACCCGGCGTGAGGCGGCCCCGGGACGCGGAGCCTTTTATCCGAACGGGACCAATCGACGGCCGTGAGCGACGACAACGACGCGGCGGGCGGCCGACACCACCGAGTGCAGCGCCATCCGACGCCCGGACCGCTGAACTCCCTGCAGTACTGGACGGACGCCAAGCCCGTCTGGCGAGTCGTCCTGAACTACCTCCTCGTGTGGGTGGCGCGTATCGCCCCCTTCCTCCGGTGGAAGAACTGGGCGCTGCGCCGACTCGGCGTCACCGTCGGCCGCGGCGTCTCGTGGGGGCTGGAGGCGACGCCGGACGTGTTCTGGCCGGAACTCATCACGCTCGGCGACGACGTCATCGTCGGCTACGACTCGGTCATCCTCTGTCACGAGTTCCTGCAGGACGAGTACCGCACCGGCGAAGTCGTCGTCGAAGACCGGGCGATGATCGGCGCGAAGGCCGTGCTCCTGCCGGGCGTCCGCGTCGGCGAGGGCGCGCAGGTGGCCGCGAACTCCCTCGTCACGCGGGACGTGCCGCCGGGGACGACGGTGGCGGGCGTCCCCGCGCGGCCGATGTCGGGCGCGGAACTGGACGACGGAGACGACGCGGACGCCGGAACCGACGCGGGCGACGGCGCGTGACCGTCGCCGGGACGCGGTGACTCACGCCCGGTGGAACGCGTAGTACGAGAGGGGGAGTGCGACGAGGAGCGACGGCCAGAACCACCGCACCTGCGTGAGTGGGTCGGGCGGGGCGAAGACGGCTCCCGCGACGAACGCGGCGGCGACGGCACCCGCGGCCGTGCGCGCCAGTCGCTCGCGGTCGGTCGGCGGGCCGCGCGCGCCGAGTCGGCGGCGGACGAGGAGGTAGACGAGGGCGAACGGCGAGACGGCGCAGACGACGGCCCAGAACCGCGCGTGGTCGCTCCCTCGGGCCGCTGCGTCGGCGAAGACGGCGTACGCGAGTGCGACGCCGCCGGCGGCGGCCGCGACGGCCGCGAGACCGAACCCGACGAACGCGACCGGTCCGGGTTGGAGGAGCATCCTCAGGGGCGCGTGAGCCGAATCTTGAAGACGGCGCCGCGGGGGTCGTTGTCCTCGACCCAGATGTCGCCGCCGTAGCTATCGAAGACGCTGTCGGCGAAGAAGAGGCTGATGCCCGTCCCGTGGTGCAGTTGGTCGTACTCCTCGCGCCCGAAGATGAGGTCGCGTTGCGACTCGGGGACGCCGGGGCCGTTGTCCGCGACGGCGAGGACGACGTGGTCGTCGCGTACCTCGACGGAGACTTCGACGACCGGGTCGTCGGCGTCGTTGTGCGCGACGGCGTTCTCCAGAACCGCCTCGACGGCGGCCGACAGCAGGTCGTCGGCGCGGACGACGACTTCGGGGAACACCTCGAAGTTGAACTCGGCCTCGGGGAACTCCTGCATCACCTCGACCAGCGTGTTGTTGAGGACGATGTCGAGGCGGACCGGGCGGTTCGACGCGTCGTGGGACCGTTCCAAGAGGTCCCGCAGGTCGCGGGCCCGTTCGGTCTTGTGGACGATTTGGAGTATCTTCTCCTGCGCTCGCTCCAGACTCTCGGCGGCCTCGTCGCTGGACGTCTCCGACTGCGCTCGCTGGACGTGGCCGTACATCACGTTGAGTTCGTTGCGCAGGTCGTGTCGGAGCAGTCGGTTCAGCACCTCCGAGGCGTTCTCGTACTGCTGCTGTTTCGTCGTGTCGACGAAGATGGCGACGGTGCCTTCGACGGTGCCGTCGACGACGATGGGCGCCGCGGAACCGCGGCCGTACACCTTCTCGCCCGACCTCGTCTCCGCGACGAACTTCCCGGACCACGTCTCGCCGCGCGAGAGGTGGTCGACGATGTCCTCGTAGATGCGGTCGTCGCCGGAGATGACCGCCGCCGACTCGCCGACGAGGTCACCGGAGTCGTAGCCCAGAAACTGCAGACCGCTGGCGTTGACGTCGCGGATGACGAAATTCGTGTCGGCGATGAGAACCGGAGCCCCGGTGCTCCGGAACGCCTCGCGGTAGACGTTCCCGCCGAGACGGTGTTCGTCGTCGGAACTCCAATCCACAGCACTACCTCGTACTCGGAGTATTTCATTCTCCGGGTTTGACCGGTCGGATCAGAGACGGGGAATCTTGCCGCGCAACTCGAAGATGCGCTGGTAGTACGCGGCGACGACGCCGCGAATCTCGCCGAAGTCCCGGTCGCGGTCGGTCCGACCCCACTCGTCGTGTAACTCGACGCCCAGAACGAACTGCCGCGCGAGTCGCTCCGCCTCCTCGTCGGAGCATCCCGGAACCATCGCCCGCACCTTCAGGCGGTGGGCCGCCAGCGCCGTCCGTCGCCACCCGGCCTCACGCTGACCGTGTCGCCGCCAGAACTCCGTCTGTCGGCGCGCGTACGTCTCGTCGATGCCCGCGTCCGAGCAGACAGCGGACAACAGGTCGCGAACGTCGTCCCACCGCGGGTCGTCGAGAACGTCGGCCCCGCGCGGTGCCGGGCCGCACGTCAGGACGAGGTCCGACGGCAACTGGGACCGGTCGGCTTCGACCGCCGCCCAGTTCTCTATCTCGTCCTGCAGAAAGAGGGCCTGGACGAACGTCTCGCCGGCGCGTTCGGCGTGCCGCCGGGGTCGGCCCGGAAACTCCGCACAGAACACGGTCGACATCGCCGTCGTCGCGGTTTCGGCCGCGGTCCGCGCGCCGTCGGCGTCGCCGCACAGCAGACAGTCCTCTCGGAGGTCCTGGTGGAAGAACGCGTCGAGCAGTCGCTCGCTGACTTCGCGGGCGGTCGGCGAGACGTCTGCGACGTCTCCGAGCGGGAGGTTTCGGCTCATGGCGACATCGGGGACCGTAGCACGACTATTCATCAGTCTATACAGGTCTCGTATCAAAACAGTTTCGGGGAGAGATGTGTCACCGCGCCAACGTCATCGGAGGCGGACGAGCCCCACCTCGAACACCTTCCGGTTGGGGACGATGTACTCCTCGCCGTCGTCTTCGATGTGCGTGACGAACAGGTCCACCTCCTGGACGATGCCGCCCGTGTCGCCGACGCGAACCTCGTCGCCGATGGCGTACGGTTGCGTCAAGAGGAGGTACGTCCCCGCCGCACCCGACTTGAGCAGGTCCGCGAAGGCGATGCCGCCGAGGAAGACGATTGCGAACAGGTAGGCCGCCAGGAGGACGACCAGCGCCAACGTCGCCACCCCGAGTTGCGAGAGGGCGATGAGGAACGCGAGGAAGAACACGGTGTACTTCGCGGCGGCGGGGATGACGCCGACCTGCGGGAGTTTGACGCCGCGCAGTCGCTCTTGGACCAGCAGTCCGACCTTGTCGCCGACGACGATACCGACGATGAGGATGACCACCGCGAAGAACAGCATCGGCAGGAACTCGACGACCTGACTCCAGAACCGGTCGGCGTAGTTCACGTTGGCGATGGACAACGCGGCGAGGACGGCGACGCCGACGACGAAGTAGCGGACCAGCCAGCCGAGGAGTTCGACCGTCGAGGTGTCGAAGTTCCGCGCCGTCCGCTCGAACGCCGTCCCCTCGATGGCGTCGGGGACGCCGAGTCCGTCCAGAACGCGGCGGGTGAGCGTGCCGAGGACGATGGCGACGACGAAACCGGCGACGAGGACGACCAGTGCGAACCAGACGTCTCTGGGCAGCAGGTCGGTGAGTTCGGCGAAGAACGAATCCGCGGGGTCGCTCTCCGCCTGCAGCAGTGTCGCCGCGGGCGTCATCAGTAGTCCTCCGGGTCGATCTCCAGAATCATCTTCCCACCCTTGAACGCACGGACCAACCCGTCGGACTCGGAGAGGACGATGGTCGTCGAGTTCGTGTCGCGAGTGATAGCCGCACCGGCCATGTGCCGCGC encodes:
- the purD gene encoding phosphoribosylamine--glycine ligase, which codes for MTETALLVGGGGREHAIARALTASPDCELYACASNRNPGIASLAAGFEQVSETAADDIVAYATEVGADVAVVGPESALEAGVADALDDAGVYTFGPRADDARIETDKAFQREFMAEESIPGCPDFAVFEDTEAACEYVDDYDGDLAVKPAGLTGGKGVKVTGDQVTKEEAKAYLRDSDYDEVVLEERLVGEEFTVQAFVANGDVRPTPAVQDHKRAYEGDEGPNTGGMGSYSDAAAELPFMSFDDYAAAVEILEATVAALDDYKGVLYGQFMLTAEGVKVVEFNARFGDPEAMNTLPVLETPFLDVVTAGRDGDELPELEFAGKATVCKYAVPDGYPADPDSGARIEVDEENVGDALLFYASVDAREDGLYTTTSRSFAVVGVEDTIEAAERSAEAGLAAAGEGLRVRHDIGKPELVQRRIDHVAELRDE
- a CDS encoding CPBP family intramembrane glutamic endopeptidase; protein product: MDDTRGVDDGGRNDDNGRSDGDGGRNDDNGRSDGDGGRNDDNGRSDGDDGRGRDGQVARLRGRGVGSPWAFPVVYLGWTYAWWALVVASGESVWSFPNVAFFLVGGLSPVIAGLGLTWLASGRTGLRDLWRRLTDVRRVRPRWWAAALLVYPALNLVVAGVGLVTGVTDAPLEVAGLDRLLDPIGLFGLLAFSLLLPLPEEVGLRGYWLDRLQARWTALVASLVLGVTWAAWHVPLLFMEGYYSTTTFQPEPVPFLGSIVFGAVLYTWLYNNTGRSLLVVVAFHFSGNLAGELVGLTPALYGYGFAATAVAALFVTVWWGGGTLRRGEEPVSDPA
- a CDS encoding acyltransferase, which produces MSDDNDAAGGRHHRVQRHPTPGPLNSLQYWTDAKPVWRVVLNYLLVWVARIAPFLRWKNWALRRLGVTVGRGVSWGLEATPDVFWPELITLGDDVIVGYDSVILCHEFLQDEYRTGEVVVEDRAMIGAKAVLLPGVRVGEGAQVAANSLVTRDVPPGTTVAGVPARPMSGAELDDGDDADAGTDAGDGA
- a CDS encoding sensor histidine kinase, translated to MDWSSDDEHRLGGNVYREAFRSTGAPVLIADTNFVIRDVNASGLQFLGYDSGDLVGESAAVISGDDRIYEDIVDHLSRGETWSGKFVAETRSGEKVYGRGSAAPIVVDGTVEGTVAIFVDTTKQQQYENASEVLNRLLRHDLRNELNVMYGHVQRAQSETSSDEAAESLERAQEKILQIVHKTERARDLRDLLERSHDASNRPVRLDIVLNNTLVEVMQEFPEAEFNFEVFPEVVVRADDLLSAAVEAVLENAVAHNDADDPVVEVSVEVRDDHVVLAVADNGPGVPESQRDLIFGREEYDQLHHGTGISLFFADSVFDSYGGDIWVEDNDPRGAVFKIRLTRP
- a CDS encoding mechanosensitive ion channel family protein codes for the protein MTPAATLLQAESDPADSFFAELTDLLPRDVWFALVVLVAGFVVAIVLGTLTRRVLDGLGVPDAIEGTAFERTARNFDTSTVELLGWLVRYFVVGVAVLAALSIANVNYADRFWSQVVEFLPMLFFAVVILIVGIVVGDKVGLLVQERLRGVKLPQVGVIPAAAKYTVFFLAFLIALSQLGVATLALVVLLAAYLFAIVFLGGIAFADLLKSGAAGTYLLLTQPYAIGDEVRVGDTGGIVQEVDLFVTHIEDDGEEYIVPNRKVFEVGLVRLR